A portion of the Ornithorhynchus anatinus isolate Pmale09 unplaced genomic scaffold, mOrnAna1.pri.v4 scaffold_344_arrow_ctg1, whole genome shotgun sequence genome contains these proteins:
- the LOC100092037 gene encoding olfactory receptor 14A16-like: MYFFLRNLSLLDLCYITTTVPKSILNSLTNSRSISFLGCTTQVLLMILFGGSEFFILTAMSYDRYAAICCPLRYDTIMDQEVCRKMATASWLSGGFYSLMHMAATFSSHFCGPRIIHQFFCDVPQLLKLMCPGEARAEICVLVLSVILCLGCFVSILVSYVHIFLAVLKMPATEGWTKAFSTCLPHLIVVFLYLCTSSFAHLKPPSSSPSQLDLLVSVFYTVLPPTLNPLIYSLRNKDMKATLGKIFSVHFISRVN, from the coding sequence atgtacttcttcctcaggaaCTTGTCTCTCTTAGATCTCTGCTACATCACCACCACCGTCCCCAAATCCATCCTCAACTCATTGACCAACAGCAGATCCATCTCCTTCCTGGGGTGTACTACACAGGTCCTTTTAATGATTCTTTTTGGTGGTTCAGAGTTTTTCATCCTTACTGCAATGTCCTATGACCGCTACGCAGCCATCTGCTGCCCCTTGCGCTATGACACCATCATGGACCAAGAGGTTTGTAGGAAGATGGCCACTGCCTCCTGGCTCAGCGGGGGTTTCTACTCCCTGATGCACATGGCTGCCACCTTTTCCTCCCACTTTTGTGGTCCTCGCATTATCCACCAATTCTTCTGTGATGTCCCCCAGTTGCTCAAACTCATGTGCCCTGGGGAGGCCCGAGCAGAGATCTGTGTTCTTGTCCTCAGTGTTATTTTGTGTTTGGGCTGCTTTGTATCCATTCTCGTGTCTTATGTCCACATCTTCTTGGCGGTCCTGAAGATGCCAGCCACCGAGGGCTGgaccaaagccttctccacctgtctgcctcACCTCATTGTGGTCTTTTTATATCTTTGCACCAGTTCATTTGCCCATCTGAAGCCACCCTCGTCATCCCCATCGCAGCTGGACCTGCTGGTGTCTGTGTTCTATACAGTGTTGCCCCCCACCctgaaccccctcatctacagcctgaggaacaaggACATGAAGGCCACCCTGGGGAAGATCTTCTCTGTCCACTTCATTTCCAGGGTGAACTGA